From one Salmo salar chromosome ssa09, Ssal_v3.1, whole genome shotgun sequence genomic stretch:
- the sdsl gene encoding LOW QUALITY PROTEIN: L-serine dehydratase/L-threonine deaminase (The sequence of the model RefSeq protein was modified relative to this genomic sequence to represent the inferred CDS: inserted 2 bases in 1 codon), with protein sequence MGFAVWDDANDEALRLTQTDALTYCMFHPLTILCSEAKCLGSKTGXNMNIISELVTDQQTLQAVETFLDEERVLVELACGAVLAAVYCGVIQRLQGEGRLPVPLAGPLVMIVCGGSSVNQAQLEHLRKVLNR encoded by the exons ATGGGTTTTGCA GTGTGGGATGATGCTAATGATGAGGCCCTGCGTCTGACCCAGACTGATGCCCTGACCTACTGTATGTTCCACCCTTTGACCATCCTCTGCTCTG AGGCCAAGTGTCTGGGTTCGAAGACGGG CAACATGAACATCATATCAGAGCTGGTCACTGACCAGCAGACCCTGCAAGCAGTGGAGACCTTCCTGG acgAGGAGCGTGTGCTGGTGGAGCTGGCCTGCGGGGCTGTGTTAGCAGCTGTGTACTGTGGAGTCATCCAGAGACTGCAGGGTGAGGGTCGGCTGCCCGTTCCCCTAGCAGGGCCCCTGGTGATGATCGTCTGTGGAGGCAGCAGCGtcaatcaggcacagctggaACATCTCAGGAAGGTCCTCAATAGATGA